In Eschrichtius robustus isolate mEscRob2 chromosome 2, mEscRob2.pri, whole genome shotgun sequence, a single window of DNA contains:
- the RGL3 gene encoding ral guanine nucleotide dissociation stimulator-like 3 isoform X2, producing the protein MERTTSKELALAPLQDWGEETEDGAVYSVSLRRQRSQRLSPAAGPRGTQAPSPSADTFLHYRTSKVRALRAARLERLARELVSGDREQDPGFVPAFLATHRAFVPTACVLGLLLPPPPPPLPPGVEIKKTEGRDLTFNKNLRAVVSVLGSWLRDYPQDFWDPPAHSDLGSVCTFLGWAAPSGAEAQEAEKLLGDFLKDVEPQQEEEEQSQTWAGHPGVDQIPRPDSPVGCLEEVEGLVREGPELLDFSVDDVAEQLTLMDAELFSRVRPSECLGSVWSQRDRPGATGTASTVRATVTQFNTVTGCVLGSVLGSPGLAAPQRAQRLEKWIRIAQRCRELRNFSSLRAILSALQSNPIYRLKRSWGAVSREPLSTFRKLSQIFSDENNHLSSREILSQEEATEENAPPGSLPSKPPPGPIPYLGTFLTDLVMLDTALPDMLEGDLINFEKRRKEWEILAHIQQLQRRCQSYCLSSHLPILAALRTQRQLSEEQSYRISRVIEPPAASCPSSPRVRRRISLTKRLSAKLSRERSSSPGGSPKDPSSSSSRLCVSPSLSPASPPSSPRTRDPPPGSPPTSPGPQGPSTKLPLSPDLPGPRTLALPLSGPHIALPGQQGSEACVIRVSIDNDHGNLYRSILLTSQDKAPSVVQRALEKHNVAQPWARDYQLFQVLPGDRELLIPDNANVFYAMSPAAPGDFVLRRKERAQHTTSVSPT; encoded by the exons ATGGAGCGGACAACGAGCAAGGAGCTCGCCCTG GCGCCGCTGCAGGACTGGGGCGAGGAGACCGAGGACGGCGCGGTGTACAGTGTCTCCCTGCGGCGGCAGCGCAGTCAGCGCTTGAGTCCGGCAGCAGGGCCTCGGGGCACCCAG gcccccagccccagtgCCGACACCTTCCTCCATTACCGCACCAGCAAGGTGCGGGCGCTGAGGGCAGCGCGGCTGGAGCGGCTGGCGCGGGAGTTGGTGTCTGGAGACCGCGAGCAGGACCCAGGCTTCGTGCCTGCCTTCCTGGCCACCCACCGGGCCTTTGTGCCCACTGCCTGCGTGCTGGGCCTTCTcctgccaccgccgccgccgcccctgcCGCCGGG GGTAGAGATCAAGAAGACAGAGGGAAGAGATCTGACCTTCAACAAGAACCTGAG GGCTGTGGTGTCAGTGCTGGGCTCCTGGCTTCGGGACTACCCTCAGGATTTCTGGGACCCCCCTGCCCACTCGGACCTAGGCAGTGTTTGCACCTTTCTGGGCTGGGCAGCCCCATCAGGGGCTGAGGCCCAGGAGGCAGAAAAGCTGCTGGGAGATTTCCTGAAGGATGTTGAGCCAcagcaggaagaagaggagcAGTCCCAGACATGGGCAG GACATCCAGGGGTTGACCAGATACCCCGTCCAGACTCCCCGGTAGGCTGCTTGGAAGAGGTGGAAGGACTTGTGCGGGAAGGTCCTGAGCTCCTGGACTTCAGTGTAGACGACGTGGCCGAGCAGCTGACCCTGATGGATGCG GAGCTCTTCTCGCGCGTGCGGCCCTCCGAGTGCCTGGGCTCCGTGTGGTCGCAGCGGGACCGGCCGGGGGCCACAGGCACCGCCTCCACTGTGCGCGCCACTGTGACCCAGTTCAACACAGTGACCGGCTGCGTGCTGGGCTCGGTGCTCGGGTCGCCGGGCCTGGCCGCCCCGCAGAGGGCGCAGCGGCTGGAGAAGTGGATCCGTATCGCGCAG CGCTGCCGGGAACTGCGGAACTTCTCCTCCCTGCGCGCCATTCTGTCCGCCCTGCAGTCTAACCCCATCTACCGGCTCAAGCGCAGCTGGGGTGCCGTGAGCCG GGAACCGTTATCCACTTTCAGGAAACTTTCGCAGATTTTTTCCGATGAGAACAACCACCTCAGCAGCAGAGAGATTCTCTCCCAG GAGGAGGCTACCGAGGAGAATGCCCCCCCAGGAAGCCTGCCCTCA AAACCGCCCCCAGGCCCCATCCCCTACCTTGGCACCTTTCTCACGGACCTGGTTATGCTGGATACAGCCCTGCCGGACATGCTGGAG GGGGATCTCATCAACtttgagaagaggaggaag GAGTGGGAGATCCTGGCCCACATCCAGCAGCTGCAGAGGCGCTGTCAGAGCTACTGCCTGAGCTCCCACCTGCCCATCCTGGCTGCCCTGCGCACCCAGCGCCAGCTCAGCGAGGAGCAGAG CTACCGCATCTCCCGGGTCATTGAGCCACCGGCCGCCTCCTGCCCCAGCTCCCCACGCGTCCGGCGGCGAATCAGCCTCACCAAGCGCCTCAGTGC GAAGCTGTCCCGAGAGAGAAGCTCATCCCCTGGTGGGAGTCCCAAGGATCCCTCATCTTCCAGCTCCAG ACTCTGTGTCTCCCCCAGTCTGTCCCCAGCGTCCCCCCCATCCAGTCCTAGAACCAGGGACCCTCCTCCCGGCAGTCCTCCGACCTCTCCAGGGCCCCAGGGCCCCAGCACCAAG CTGCCACTGAGCCCAGACCTGCCAGGCCCCCGGACCCTGGCCTTGCCCTTGAGTGGCCCTCACATCGCACTCCCGGGGCAGCAGGGCTCAGAGGCCTGCGTCATCCGAGTCAGCATCGACAATGACCATGGAAATCTGTATCGGAGCATCCTG CTCACTAGTCAGGACAAGGCCCCCAGCGTGGTGCAGCGAGCCTTGGAAAAGCACAATGTGGCTCAGCCCTGGGCCCGGGACTATCAGCTCTTCCAAGTCCTTCCTGGGGACAGGG AGCTCCTGATTCCTGACAATGCCAATGTCTTCTACGCAATGAGCCCAGCCGCCCCTGGAGACTTCGTGCTGCGGCGGAAGGAGAGGGCTCAGCACACAACCTCAGTCTCCCCAACCTGA
- the RGL3 gene encoding ral guanine nucleotide dissociation stimulator-like 3 isoform X1 yields the protein MERTTSKELALAPLQDWGEETEDGAVYSVSLRRQRSQRLSPAAGPRGTQAPSPSADTFLHYRTSKVRALRAARLERLARELVSGDREQDPGFVPAFLATHRAFVPTACVLGLLLPPPPPPLPPGVEIKKTEGRDLTFNKNLRAVVSVLGSWLRDYPQDFWDPPAHSDLGSVCTFLGWAAPSGAEAQEAEKLLGDFLKDVEPQQEEEEQSQTWAGHPGVDQIPRPDSPVGCLEEVEGLVREGPELLDFSVDDVAEQLTLMDAELFSRVRPSECLGSVWSQRDRPGATGTASTVRATVTQFNTVTGCVLGSVLGSPGLAAPQRAQRLEKWIRIAQRCRELRNFSSLRAILSALQSNPIYRLKRSWGAVSREPLSTFRKLSQIFSDENNHLSSREILSQEEATEENAPPGSLPSKPPPGPIPYLGTFLTDLVMLDTALPDMLEGDLINFEKRRKEWEILAHIQQLQRRCQSYCLSSHLPILAALRTQRQLSEEQSYRISRVIEPPAASCPSSPRVRRRISLTKRLSAKLSRERSSSPGGSPKDPSSSSSSLSPASPPSSPRTRDPPPGSPPTSPGPQGPSTKLPLSPDLPGPRTLALPLSGPHIALPGQQGSEACVIRVSIDNDHGNLYRSILLTSQDKAPSVVQRALEKHNVAQPWARDYQLFQVLPGDRELLIPDNANVFYAMSPAAPGDFVLRRKERAQHTTSVSPT from the exons ATGGAGCGGACAACGAGCAAGGAGCTCGCCCTG GCGCCGCTGCAGGACTGGGGCGAGGAGACCGAGGACGGCGCGGTGTACAGTGTCTCCCTGCGGCGGCAGCGCAGTCAGCGCTTGAGTCCGGCAGCAGGGCCTCGGGGCACCCAG gcccccagccccagtgCCGACACCTTCCTCCATTACCGCACCAGCAAGGTGCGGGCGCTGAGGGCAGCGCGGCTGGAGCGGCTGGCGCGGGAGTTGGTGTCTGGAGACCGCGAGCAGGACCCAGGCTTCGTGCCTGCCTTCCTGGCCACCCACCGGGCCTTTGTGCCCACTGCCTGCGTGCTGGGCCTTCTcctgccaccgccgccgccgcccctgcCGCCGGG GGTAGAGATCAAGAAGACAGAGGGAAGAGATCTGACCTTCAACAAGAACCTGAG GGCTGTGGTGTCAGTGCTGGGCTCCTGGCTTCGGGACTACCCTCAGGATTTCTGGGACCCCCCTGCCCACTCGGACCTAGGCAGTGTTTGCACCTTTCTGGGCTGGGCAGCCCCATCAGGGGCTGAGGCCCAGGAGGCAGAAAAGCTGCTGGGAGATTTCCTGAAGGATGTTGAGCCAcagcaggaagaagaggagcAGTCCCAGACATGGGCAG GACATCCAGGGGTTGACCAGATACCCCGTCCAGACTCCCCGGTAGGCTGCTTGGAAGAGGTGGAAGGACTTGTGCGGGAAGGTCCTGAGCTCCTGGACTTCAGTGTAGACGACGTGGCCGAGCAGCTGACCCTGATGGATGCG GAGCTCTTCTCGCGCGTGCGGCCCTCCGAGTGCCTGGGCTCCGTGTGGTCGCAGCGGGACCGGCCGGGGGCCACAGGCACCGCCTCCACTGTGCGCGCCACTGTGACCCAGTTCAACACAGTGACCGGCTGCGTGCTGGGCTCGGTGCTCGGGTCGCCGGGCCTGGCCGCCCCGCAGAGGGCGCAGCGGCTGGAGAAGTGGATCCGTATCGCGCAG CGCTGCCGGGAACTGCGGAACTTCTCCTCCCTGCGCGCCATTCTGTCCGCCCTGCAGTCTAACCCCATCTACCGGCTCAAGCGCAGCTGGGGTGCCGTGAGCCG GGAACCGTTATCCACTTTCAGGAAACTTTCGCAGATTTTTTCCGATGAGAACAACCACCTCAGCAGCAGAGAGATTCTCTCCCAG GAGGAGGCTACCGAGGAGAATGCCCCCCCAGGAAGCCTGCCCTCA AAACCGCCCCCAGGCCCCATCCCCTACCTTGGCACCTTTCTCACGGACCTGGTTATGCTGGATACAGCCCTGCCGGACATGCTGGAG GGGGATCTCATCAACtttgagaagaggaggaag GAGTGGGAGATCCTGGCCCACATCCAGCAGCTGCAGAGGCGCTGTCAGAGCTACTGCCTGAGCTCCCACCTGCCCATCCTGGCTGCCCTGCGCACCCAGCGCCAGCTCAGCGAGGAGCAGAG CTACCGCATCTCCCGGGTCATTGAGCCACCGGCCGCCTCCTGCCCCAGCTCCCCACGCGTCCGGCGGCGAATCAGCCTCACCAAGCGCCTCAGTGC GAAGCTGTCCCGAGAGAGAAGCTCATCCCCTGGTGGGAGTCCCAAGGATCCCTCATCTTCCAGCTCCAG TCTGTCCCCAGCGTCCCCCCCATCCAGTCCTAGAACCAGGGACCCTCCTCCCGGCAGTCCTCCGACCTCTCCAGGGCCCCAGGGCCCCAGCACCAAG CTGCCACTGAGCCCAGACCTGCCAGGCCCCCGGACCCTGGCCTTGCCCTTGAGTGGCCCTCACATCGCACTCCCGGGGCAGCAGGGCTCAGAGGCCTGCGTCATCCGAGTCAGCATCGACAATGACCATGGAAATCTGTATCGGAGCATCCTG CTCACTAGTCAGGACAAGGCCCCCAGCGTGGTGCAGCGAGCCTTGGAAAAGCACAATGTGGCTCAGCCCTGGGCCCGGGACTATCAGCTCTTCCAAGTCCTTCCTGGGGACAGGG AGCTCCTGATTCCTGACAATGCCAATGTCTTCTACGCAATGAGCCCAGCCGCCCCTGGAGACTTCGTGCTGCGGCGGAAGGAGAGGGCTCAGCACACAACCTCAGTCTCCCCAACCTGA